In one Eulemur rufifrons isolate Redbay chromosome 14, OSU_ERuf_1, whole genome shotgun sequence genomic region, the following are encoded:
- the TMEM248 gene encoding transmembrane protein 248 isoform X1, producing MVELIRIMFNINPLENLKVYISSRPPLVVFMISVSAMAIAFLTLGYFFKIKEIKSPEMAEDWNTFLLRFNDLDLCVSENETLKHLTNDTTTPESTMTSGQARASTQSPQALEDSGPVNISVAITLTLDPLKPFGGYSRNVTHLYSTILGHQIGLSGREAHEEINITFTLPTAWSSDDCALHGHCEQVVFTACMTLTATPAVFPVTVQPPHCVPDTYSNATLWYKIFTTARDANTKYAQDYNPFWCYKGAIGKVYHALNPKLTVIVPDDDRSLINLHLMHTSYFLFVMVITMFCYAVIKGRPSKLRQSNPEFCPEKVALAEA from the exons ATG GTGGAGCTGATCAGAATAATGTTCAACATCAACCCCCTGGAGAACCTGAAGGTGTACATCAGCAGTCGGCCTCCCCTGGTGGTCTTTATGATCAGTGTGAGTGCCATGGCAATAGCTTTCTTGACCCTGGGCTATTTCTTCAAAATCAAGGAGATTAAATCACCAGAAATGGCAGAG GATTGGAATACTTTTCTGCTACGATTTAATGATTTGGACTTGTGTGTATCAGAGAATGAAACATTAAAGCATCTCACGAATGACACCACTACTCCGGAAAGCACCATGACCAGCGGGCAGGCCAGAGCATCCACACAGTCCCCTCAGGCCCTGGAGGATTCAGGCCCAGTTAACATCTCAGTTGCAATCACCCTGACCCTGGATCCACTGAAACCCTTCGGAGGGTACTCTCGCAATGTCACTCATCTGTACTCAACCATTTTAGGGCATCAGATTGGACTCTCAG GCCGAGAAGCCCACGAGGAGATAAACATCACCTTTACCCTGCCTACAGCCTGGAGCTCGGATGACTGTGCTCTCCATGGGCACTGTGAGCAGGTGGTGTTCACGGCCTGTATGACCCTCACGGCCACCCCTGCTGTGTTCCCTGTCACCGT GCAGCCACCACACTGTGTTCCCGACACGTACAGCAACGCCACGCTCTGGTACAAGATCTTCACAACTGCCAGAGATGCCAACACAAAATATGCTCAAGATTACAATCCTTTCTGGTGTTACAAAGGGGCCATTGGAAAAGTCTATCATGCTTTAAATCCCAAGCTTACAGTTATTGTTCCGGAC GATGACCGTTCATTAATAAACTTGCATCTCATGCACACCAGTTACTTCCTCTTCGTGATGGTGATAACAATGTTTTGCTATGCTGTTATCAAAGGCAGACCCAGCAAACTGCGTCAGAGCAATCCTGAATTTTGTCCTGAGAAG GTGGCTTTGGCTGAAGCCTAA
- the TMEM248 gene encoding transmembrane protein 248 isoform X2: MFNINPLENLKVYISSRPPLVVFMISVSAMAIAFLTLGYFFKIKEIKSPEMAEDWNTFLLRFNDLDLCVSENETLKHLTNDTTTPESTMTSGQARASTQSPQALEDSGPVNISVAITLTLDPLKPFGGYSRNVTHLYSTILGHQIGLSGREAHEEINITFTLPTAWSSDDCALHGHCEQVVFTACMTLTATPAVFPVTVQPPHCVPDTYSNATLWYKIFTTARDANTKYAQDYNPFWCYKGAIGKVYHALNPKLTVIVPDDDRSLINLHLMHTSYFLFVMVITMFCYAVIKGRPSKLRQSNPEFCPEKVALAEA; the protein is encoded by the exons ATGTTCAACATCAACCCCCTGGAGAACCTGAAGGTGTACATCAGCAGTCGGCCTCCCCTGGTGGTCTTTATGATCAGTGTGAGTGCCATGGCAATAGCTTTCTTGACCCTGGGCTATTTCTTCAAAATCAAGGAGATTAAATCACCAGAAATGGCAGAG GATTGGAATACTTTTCTGCTACGATTTAATGATTTGGACTTGTGTGTATCAGAGAATGAAACATTAAAGCATCTCACGAATGACACCACTACTCCGGAAAGCACCATGACCAGCGGGCAGGCCAGAGCATCCACACAGTCCCCTCAGGCCCTGGAGGATTCAGGCCCAGTTAACATCTCAGTTGCAATCACCCTGACCCTGGATCCACTGAAACCCTTCGGAGGGTACTCTCGCAATGTCACTCATCTGTACTCAACCATTTTAGGGCATCAGATTGGACTCTCAG GCCGAGAAGCCCACGAGGAGATAAACATCACCTTTACCCTGCCTACAGCCTGGAGCTCGGATGACTGTGCTCTCCATGGGCACTGTGAGCAGGTGGTGTTCACGGCCTGTATGACCCTCACGGCCACCCCTGCTGTGTTCCCTGTCACCGT GCAGCCACCACACTGTGTTCCCGACACGTACAGCAACGCCACGCTCTGGTACAAGATCTTCACAACTGCCAGAGATGCCAACACAAAATATGCTCAAGATTACAATCCTTTCTGGTGTTACAAAGGGGCCATTGGAAAAGTCTATCATGCTTTAAATCCCAAGCTTACAGTTATTGTTCCGGAC GATGACCGTTCATTAATAAACTTGCATCTCATGCACACCAGTTACTTCCTCTTCGTGATGGTGATAACAATGTTTTGCTATGCTGTTATCAAAGGCAGACCCAGCAAACTGCGTCAGAGCAATCCTGAATTTTGTCCTGAGAAG GTGGCTTTGGCTGAAGCCTAA